Proteins encoded by one window of Cyprinus carpio isolate SPL01 chromosome B6, ASM1834038v1, whole genome shotgun sequence:
- the LOC109091928 gene encoding leukemia NUP98 fusion partner 1-like yields MDNDEDDDGNFTKWMSSYWGHGVGEEHAKDRKRSFRRPSRNKADRRSSLPCMSQLEAMQANHLHANSMAHVPVHLKGHEEKEVHSHPRARRVSSDENSLTKVGGPECHISTIPELTKCLEKRLRFNNQKVISIGDADSICIICQEELLNGRGGIQELHCGHHFHKECIEKWLWQKESCPTCRVHVTMPEKPLYWSSTCVQFP; encoded by the exons ATGGACAATGACGAGGACGATGATGGGAACTTCACAAAGTGGATGAGCAGTTACTGGGGGCATGGGGTAGGGGAGGAGCATGCCAAAGATAGGAAGAGGAGTTTTAGGAGGCCCTCGCGCAACAAAGCTGATCGCCGTTCCTCTTTGCCCTGCATG TCTCAGCTGGAAGCCATGCAGGCGAATCATCTCCATGCTAACAGCATGGCCCATGTCCCTGTCCACCTAAAGGGCCATGAGGAGAAGGAAGTGCACTCTCATCCTCGTGCCCGCCGTGTGTCTTCGGACGAAAACAGCCTAACCAAAGTGGGGGGACCTGAATGTCACATCAGTACAATTCCAGAGCTCACTAAGTGCTTAGAGAAAAGGCTGCGTTTCAATAACCAGAAGGTGATATCAATA GGTGATGCAGATAGCATATGTATTATTTGCCAAGAAGAACTACTGAATGGAAGGGGTGGCATCCAAGAACTTCACTGTGGCCATCATTTTCATAAAGAG tgcatTGAGAAATGGCTTTGGCAGAAAGAGTCATGTCCCACCTGTCGAGTTCATGTGACCATGCCTGAAAAGCCCCTCTACTGGTCCTCTACTTGTGTCCAGTTTCCCTGA
- the LOC109092128 gene encoding transmembrane protein 45B-like — protein sequence MGSFKGHALPGSFFLITGLWWAAKQTFLYATRRNKSAGAGRLASRATQRRIEIIEGAVILSFSIIGMLAEQLLAGGPKFQLYDSSTQHWEQLMNWQHTTMYLFFAIAGAISLTVHSTDIAPLALDRMLLGLAFFNEGFLFLYHLHGRDMLDVHVHTLLLYAIFGQAFICLLEVFHRGNILLELLRATLTILQGSWFWQIGFVLYPPSQVKWDQTDHENSVFVTLCYCWHLAFALLTVAVVYWSVLCAVRSRIRRMPPMEMGLLKPREKEVESEDEIL from the exons ATGGGAAGTTTTAAAGGCCACGCATTGCCTGGAAGTTTCTTCCTGATCACCGGCCTGTGGTGGGCCGCAAAGCAGACATTTTTGTATGCCACCCGCAGGAATAAAAGTGCTGGTGCGGGCAGACTTGCATCTCGAGCTACACAACGGCGCATAGAAATCATAGAAGGAGctgtcattttatcattttctaTTATTG GTATGTTAGCAGAGCAGCTTTTAGCAGGTGGGCCCAAGTTTCAGCTGTATGATTCTTCCACTCAGCACTGGGAGCAGCTGATGAACTGGCAGCACACCACCATGTACCTGTTCTTTGCCATCGCAGGGGCCATATCTCTCACTGTCCACAGCACAGACATCGCCCCGCTGGCCTTAGACCGGATGCTGCTGGGTCTTGCTTTCTTTAATGAGG GATTTCTGTTTCTTTACCATCTCCATGGTAGAGATATGCTTGATGTCCATGTGCACACCCTTCTCCTCTATGCAATCTTTGGACAAGCTTTCATCTGCCTTCTGGAGGTTTTCCACAGAGGGAATATTCTACTCGAACTGCTCCGAGCCACTCTCACCATACTACAAGGCAGCTGGTTCTggcag ATTGGCTTTGTGCTGTACCCACCCAGTCAAGTGAAATGGGATCAGACAGACCATGAAAACTCGGTCTTTGTCACATTGTGCTACTGCTGGCACCTAGCGTTTGCATTGCTCACTGTAGCTGTAGTTTACTGGTCTGTTCTCTG TGCTGTGCGTTCCAGAATAAGGAGGATGCCACCCATGGAAATGGGGCTTTTGAAACCAAGGGAGAAAGAAGTAGAGTCTGAAGATGAGATTTTATGA